Proteins found in one Magnolia sinica isolate HGM2019 chromosome 5, MsV1, whole genome shotgun sequence genomic segment:
- the LOC131246410 gene encoding uncharacterized protein LOC131246410, translating to MQDPKNTQTRKPWYQRAMEAAYIWRPASKPSGIPANSTRPKLRKSASLKVASSFTRVCLCAPISSYTEVFRAELPPRRSYSYPRSKSFVAPREKLPTMRSAAAEGGRRVFRGKSLTDDVLMRRFVVEEEAMMQVRRRNQMEVIRRRSLMRKKKLGPSPLSRMTMARED from the exons ATGCAAGATCCAAAGAAcacacaaacaag GAAGCCGTGGTATCAAAGAGCGATGGAGGCGGCATATATTTGGAGACCAGCATCCAAACCGTCAGGAATTCCGGCGAATTCCACCAGACCCAAGTTGCGGAAGAGCGCTTCGTTGAAGGTTGCATCTTCGTTCACCCGCGTCTGTCTATGTGCGCCGATATCTTCCTACACTGAGGTGTTTCGTGCTGAGCTTCCACCAAGGAGAAGTTATAGTTATCCGAGGTCAAAGTCATTTGTGGCCCCTAGAGAGAAATTGCCTACCATGAGAAGCGCAGCCGCAGAAGGCGGCCGGAGAGTTTTTCGTGGAAAGTCACTGACTGATGATGTTCTGATGAGGAGATTTGTGGTGGAAGAAGAAGCAATGATGCAAGTAAGGAGGAGGAATCAGATGGAAGTAATAAGGAGGAGGAGtttgatgagaaagaaaaaactTGGGCCTAGTCCACTTAGTAGAATGACAATGGCAAGAGAAGATTAA